GTGGCGATGCGGCGCGGGCGCAGGCCGGCGGGCGGCGGAGTGCCGTTGACGTTCGAGGTCATCGCCGAGACCCTGCGCGAGCAGATCCGCTCCGGCGGGCTCAGGCTGGGGGACGCGCTGCCGACGCAGAGCGCGTTGATGCGGGAGTTCGGGGCCTCCAGCCTGACCGTGCAGAAGGCCATGGCCCTGCTGAAGCAGGACGGCTGGGCCCTCTCGCGCCCCGGCAAGGGTGCCTTCGTCGCCCGCCACGACCAGGCCGACGCTGATGAGCTCGACAGCCCGAGCCGGGAGACCGTGCCCGCGGGCGGGACGGCGGCCCGCGTCGGGGCGCTGGAGCACGCGCTTGCCGGGGCGGTCGAGCAGCTCGCCGACCTCCGCGCCCGCATCGAAGCCCTGGAAGCGGGCGGCACCGAGCGAGGCCGCTGACCCGCCGTGCGGGGACGCTGGTCGGGGCAGTGCGTTCAGATTTTCTCTACGAGGTTCAAGGCGGGCTCCGCCCGCTGGAGGTGGCCCGCCGTCGCCGACCGACCCAGGGCTGACTGGCCCCGAGGTCTTCACGGGTGTCGGCGAACAGTGGTCCACCAGGTCGTGAGCGGGGGGCGACTGGTGCCCGGTGGGAGCAAGTTGTGGGGTAAGCGCTGCTTACCCCAGCACCGCCCAGGGTCGGAGCAAGTTGTGTCCTATGGACTCCTTGCCCGCGTCGCGGAGCAAGTTGTCGCCTGCGACCGTCCTACGGTCGGATCGCGGGCACGGGGTCGGCCAGGGGTCCGACCCTCCGTTTCCACCGCCGGGCCCGCCGAGGGCGGTGTCCGACGCCGCCCCGGCTCCGCAGCGCAGGCTCCCCGCCGACCCACGACCGCTCCTGTGCCGAGCGACCACACCGTGCGCAAGCCCGCCGAGTGCCGAGACGCCCGCAAGCAGCAGTCCGAACTCGCCCCCCGCGCGATCGGGGCGATCAGGACGCCAGCAGCTCGGCGACTTCGGGAACGTCGCGGAACGCTCGCAACCGGTCCAGGACGATCCGTGCGCGCTCGGTGGTGCGTTCGCTGCCGCTCTGCCCCAGGGAGAGCATCCGGCCGGCGGTCCCGGCTGCGGCCTCGGGCTCGTTCGCGTCGGCGTAGGCCACGGCCAGCCAGGACAGGTACAGCGCCAACTCCCTCGCGTGACTGGCGTCATAACGACCCAGGACGTCCGTCAGCAGCGGTACGGCGCGAAGCGGCCGGTGCAGCTCGGTGTAGACGCGGGCCTCCATGACCTGGAGTTCCCCAGCGTCCATCCAGTACAGGTACGAGGGCGACTCGGTACCGGCCGAGTCCTTGGCCAGGGCCTCGCCGGCTTCCCCGAGCGCGGTCATCGCTGCGCGGTCCTGGCCGGCGCGGGTGTGCGCCCAGGCCACCCGGTCCAGGTACAGCGCGCGGGCCTTCGCCGGAGCATCGGGGCCGGCCTCTGCCACTGCGGCGGCAGCCAGGTCCACCGCGTCGCGGGGGCGTCCGGTGTTGCTCCACTGGTAGGCCAGCGAACCCGCCACGTTCCCCGACAGCACCCCGTCCCCGGCGGCACGGGCGGCACTGATCCCGAGTTGGTAGATCCGCTCGGCCTCGGCATGCTCGCCCGCGTCGGAGGCGACCCAACCGGCGATCTGCGCCAACTCGCCAATCGTCCGTAGCAGTTCACGGCCCACCTGCTCGGTGTGGGTGCCCTCGCGGTAGAGCGTGACCGCCGTCCGCAGTTCCCGCAGGGCCGGGGCGATCAGGTCCTTCCCGTACACCACATCGTCGGCCAGCCGGAGCCCGTGCACCCGCCGGGCCAGGTCGGTAACCTGCCCGGCACCGATCCGGCGACCAGTTCGCGCCGTCAGCGCGGACAGCGGGTCGCTCTCGGGCAGGAAGTCGGCGACGGTCAGCGCACGCGGCACGGACTTGGGGGGCTGGACTGCCTTCGCCGCTTCCAGCAGCTCGCGCGGCACCTCCAGCACCAGGGCGAGGAAGGGCAGCCACTCCCGGGGGGACCGCGTGCCGATCTCCCAGCGGGACACGTCGTTGCGCGTCGGAGGAACGCGCTCAGGAGCAGCATCGGCCAGCGCCTCGGCCAGCCGCCGCTGACTCCAACCGCGCGCCAGGCGCAGCCGCCTGACCAGTTCCCCGACCGTCTCCCGCACCAAGCCAGCTTGGCAGACACGGAGGCAGACACGCTGGCTACTCCGCAAGGTTCGCGCCAAAGGGGACCCTGATCAACAGCCACAGCGGAGCCGACCACGGGCGGGCACGATGAACCAGAACAGCAGCCAAGCGGAACGCCTGCCTCATCGGAGTGCGGAGTCTGCAGGGGAGGGGCCTCGGTTGCTCCCGTGGACCTCCCCGGACGGGAACCCCTGCTACCTGAGCACCGACGGTAGGGGGTACCTCTCGACCCTCGCCGACGACATCGAAACGGTGCAGATCAGCATGGGTGAGGAACTGTTGGAGTACGCCCGAGGCGTCCTGGCACCTGGTGCGCCCGTACGGCCGGCCGTCGAATACCGCTGGCTGGCCTGCCGCCTGACCGAGGCCCTGTCGGACGTGCTCAGAATCGCGGACTCGCGCGGGCAGCGCATCCCCGCCCCACAGGAGGCGACCGAGGGTGCCCGGCCTGACGAGCACAACTGATGGCCAAGTCCGCGACACCACCACGGCGGTAGACCTTCGAGACCCGATGACGCGACAGAGGCAGAGGACCACACTGATGGGGACGACCACCCGCTACCGGTTCCGCGAGTACAACGTGACCACCGACCCGGACCCCTTGGCGCTGCCGACCTTCGAGGCGCTCTGCGTCACCGGCGAAGAACAGGACTGCGCGGCCGCGTCCGGCGAGATGCACACCCCCGATGACCTGACGCGCTGGATCGCCGGACACTGCGCGCAGACCGGCCACCAGTCCTATCGGCAGACCACCCACACCATCGTCCGTGCCGAGCCCGGAGCGTGGCAGTAGGATCACGCGCGCAGCCGATGACAGCACAACTGGTCTACACCTCTGACGGCAGTAGCGACGGCAACAACCACGGACTTCGGCGCACATCCACGGACACCAACGGACCGTCAAACCACCGTTGACCTGCGAAAAGGCAGGTGGAGAGGGGTCGCGTAGCACACGTACTATGTGCTGGCAGGGGCCACGCCGGTCCTTGTCCATAATTGCGATGGAACGGCGACCATCCATTACGATCCTGAGCAGGGGAGTGATGGGCACGCCATCATTCGGATAGACATGGCAGACGGGCGATCGGCCACGACAGAAGCCATGCCGCAGGGAAGGCCTAGGTCGCCTGGCAACTATTCTGGGCTCCCAAATGTGGGTGGGGAGGCGTATCTAGAGGACATGGGGCCGAAGACCGTATCCAGGACGTTCAATCTTCCCAATGCGGAGGCTGCTTGGAAAGCCCAGCAAGGCTCCATCGACACGAACTTCGGCCCCTATGGTCCCGGTAACAACTGCGTCACGTACTGCGTAGCCATATTGCGGGCGGGTGGAGTCGAGTTGCCGGAAGGCGCGAGGGGCGTGGCTACATTGCGACTCGCCCTTAGGAGGGGTTAGTGAGGAGATTGATCTTCGATGTATGTTCCGCCACCTGCTCTTAGAGTGCTGGCCGAGATCATCGTTAGTGCGAACGTGGGTGAAATTCATCTTCGGCGCGCAGGAGAGGTCTTGGTTGCGCGAGCCGAAATGAATGACAGGATCCTTGATCCAGGCAAGAAGAGTCGGATCTCGGGTGATCGTCTAGATGAGTTGCTTTTCAGCATCGCTGATGCAGAGGATGCGTACGTCGAGGCATGGCAAGCCTGTGAGGCGGGGACCAGAAAATGGCGTGATGCAGAGGGGCTGGTGGCGTTGGATAATTCGCTCAACCGTGCAGCCGATTATTTTCGCTCGGTTGCGTCTCAGGAGTAACTGAAGCTACATCGAACTCTGCAATGCTCTTCTATTCTGAAGGTGTCCTGCCTGGGAATTCCCTGGCATGGGAAGGCTCCCGGTCTATAGAGATCACAGCGGCCCCACTGGTCTAGTTCCGGTGGGGCCTCTGGGCGTCTGACGGCAGTAGTTGACGGCAACGTCATCCCTGAAGGGACGGGGCCGGTCAAGTGCCGGGCAGCTTGTTTTCCAGCTGTTCCGGCTGGTTTTGGGCGTACGCGAACACGGCGTCCCGTGGGTCAAGGCGGAGCGCCCGCAGGCGGAGCCGAGGACGAACGGCCTTGAGGTTGGGGCGTCGGCTCGCGACGATGTTGGGGCCGGAAGTGCTGGTTGGTTGCTGCTGCGTTCCTGGTGGGTTTGTGTTGGGGGTGTTTGGTGTCGTCTCCAGGGTCCGGACGGTGCCGGGGTGGGCAGGCCGT
The genomic region above belongs to Streptomyces sp. 1331.2 and contains:
- a CDS encoding DUF7848 domain-containing protein encodes the protein MGTTTRYRFREYNVTTDPDPLALPTFEALCVTGEEQDCAAASGEMHTPDDLTRWIAGHCAQTGHQSYRQTTHTIVRAEPGAWQ
- a CDS encoding winged helix-turn-helix domain-containing protein is translated as MPLTFEVIAETLREQIRSGGLRLGDALPTQSALMREFGASSLTVQKAMALLKQDGWALSRPGKGAFVARHDQADADELDSPSRETVPAGGTAARVGALEHALAGAVEQLADLRARIEALEAGGTERGR
- a CDS encoding helix-turn-helix domain-containing protein, encoding MRETVGELVRRLRLARGWSQRRLAEALADAAPERVPPTRNDVSRWEIGTRSPREWLPFLALVLEVPRELLEAAKAVQPPKSVPRALTVADFLPESDPLSALTARTGRRIGAGQVTDLARRVHGLRLADDVVYGKDLIAPALRELRTAVTLYREGTHTEQVGRELLRTIGELAQIAGWVASDAGEHAEAERIYQLGISAARAAGDGVLSGNVAGSLAYQWSNTGRPRDAVDLAAAAVAEAGPDAPAKARALYLDRVAWAHTRAGQDRAAMTALGEAGEALAKDSAGTESPSYLYWMDAGELQVMEARVYTELHRPLRAVPLLTDVLGRYDASHARELALYLSWLAVAYADANEPEAAAGTAGRMLSLGQSGSERTTERARIVLDRLRAFRDVPEVAELLAS